The following are encoded together in the Wolbachia endosymbiont (group E) of Neria commutata genome:
- a CDS encoding penicillin-binding protein 2, with translation MKVLLKNKLRSLYFIVPLFVFYIIIIFRIFSLTFDHQSVPEDLKQINKAYKQPDILDRNGVVIATNVPTTSLYINPTKVKNPEGIAEQLCSVFNDLKYENLYKLLTSKKKFAWIKRHLTPKELLVIKNTGVPGINFYDDIKRIYPHSNLFAHVLGYTDIDGNGIAGIEAYISKNIWTSASRAGMTSDRHIQLSLDLRVQNVVHDELAKAINKYQALGGVGIVLNVKNSEIISMVSLPDFNPNLQNKAEDAQKFNRASLGVYEMGSVLKFFTIAAALDANVTKISDLYDVSNPITIGKYKIHDFHKSKIPKITVRDIFIKSSNIGAAKIAAKLGVEKQVEYFKAMKLFSPLKIEIPEKSMPIVPSRWSESTLITASYGYGVAVTPMHIAQTAAGLVNDGIFHNATFILDKKSIGEQILTRRTSRELRKLLRAAVTDGTGTRANIKAYSIGGKTGSAEKVINGKYDKNANIASFIGVLTTLDPRYIVLIAIDEPHGTKFSTGGIIAAPVVKNIISRIAPILNVTPEM, from the coding sequence ATGAAAGTGTTACTTAAAAACAAGCTCCGCTCGTTATACTTTATAGTACCATTGTTTGTATTTTATATAATAATTATTTTTCGTATTTTCTCTTTAACATTTGATCATCAGAGTGTTCCTGAGGATTTAAAACAGATTAACAAAGCATATAAGCAACCAGATATTTTGGATAGAAATGGAGTAGTAATCGCAACAAATGTACCTACAACGTCACTATATATAAACCCAACTAAAGTGAAGAATCCGGAAGGCATAGCAGAACAATTGTGTTCCGTTTTTAACGACCTCAAATATGAGAATCTATATAAATTACTTACTTCAAAAAAAAAATTTGCTTGGATAAAACGGCATTTAACTCCTAAAGAATTGCTAGTAATAAAAAATACTGGCGTGCCAGGAATAAATTTTTACGATGATATAAAACGCATATACCCACACAGTAACTTATTTGCGCATGTGCTTGGTTATACTGATATAGATGGCAACGGTATTGCTGGCATTGAGGCATATATAAGCAAAAACATATGGACTTCAGCGTCACGCGCTGGGATGACATCTGATCGGCATATTCAGCTATCGCTGGATTTACGAGTGCAAAATGTAGTACATGATGAATTAGCCAAAGCTATTAATAAATACCAAGCGCTAGGAGGAGTGGGAATTGTTTTAAATGTGAAAAATAGTGAAATCATTTCCATGGTTAGTCTACCTGACTTTAATCCCAATCTTCAGAACAAGGCAGAAGATGCACAAAAATTCAACCGTGCTAGCCTTGGAGTGTATGAGATGGGATCGGTGCTGAAATTCTTTACAATAGCTGCAGCGCTTGATGCAAATGTTACAAAAATTAGCGATCTATATGACGTATCAAACCCGATTACTATTGGAAAATATAAGATCCATGATTTTCACAAATCTAAAATTCCAAAAATCACAGTACGAGATATATTTATCAAATCATCCAACATTGGTGCAGCAAAAATTGCGGCTAAATTAGGTGTTGAAAAACAAGTAGAATATTTTAAAGCTATGAAGCTATTTTCTCCTTTAAAAATAGAAATTCCAGAAAAATCTATGCCAATAGTACCAAGTAGATGGAGTGAAAGTACGCTAATCACAGCATCATACGGTTACGGAGTAGCCGTTACTCCTATGCATATCGCACAAACTGCAGCTGGACTGGTTAATGATGGAATATTTCACAACGCAACTTTTATATTGGATAAAAAAAGCATTGGAGAACAAATCCTCACAAGAAGAACTTCCAGAGAGCTGCGAAAATTGTTACGTGCAGCAGTAACAGATGGAACTGGCACAAGAGCCAACATAAAAGCATATTCAATAGGAGGAAAAACCGGATCAGCAGAAAAAGTCATAAATGGTAAATACGATAAGAATGCAAACATAGCATCTTTTATAGGAGTGCTAACTACGCTTGATCCAAGATATATAGTACTGATTGCCATTGATGAGCCGCATGGCACGAAATTTTCCACTGGAGGAATAATCGCCGCACCTGTGGTCAAAAATATTATAAGCAGAATAGCACCAATACTAAATGTTACGCCTGAAATGTAA